A part of Micromonospora chersina genomic DNA contains:
- a CDS encoding glycine--tRNA ligase: MPADRIDAVVSLAKRRGFVFPSSEIYGGTRSAWDYGPLGVELKENVRRQWWKTMVQQRDDVVGLDSAVILARKVWEASGHIAEFVDPLTECQSCHKRFRADHLEEAYEAKHGKPLTSLTELNCPNCGNKGTFTEPKMFNGLMKTYLGPVESDEGLHYLRPETAQGIFVNYKNVETVARKKPPFGIAQTGKSFRNEITPGNFIFRTREFEQMEMEFFVEPGTDEKWHEYWLSERWNWYLDLGLSEDNLRFYEHPKEKLSHYSKRTVDIEYRFQFGGTEFAELEGIANRTDFDLSTHSKHSGVDLSYFDQTKGERWMPYVIEPAAGLTRAVLAFLLEAYDEDEAPNTKGGVDKRTVMRFDPRLAPVKVAVLPLSRNEALSPKAKQLATDLRKRWVVEFDDSQAIGRRYRRQDEIGTPFCVTVDFDTLDDNAVTVRNRDTMTQERVSLDQVERYLIERLPGC; the protein is encoded by the coding sequence ATGCCAGCCGACCGTATCGACGCCGTCGTCAGCCTCGCCAAGCGCCGGGGCTTCGTCTTCCCCTCCAGCGAGATCTACGGGGGCACCCGGTCGGCCTGGGACTACGGTCCGCTCGGCGTCGAGCTCAAGGAGAACGTCCGCCGGCAGTGGTGGAAGACCATGGTCCAGCAGCGCGACGACGTCGTCGGCCTGGACTCCGCGGTCATCCTGGCCCGCAAGGTGTGGGAGGCCAGCGGCCACATCGCCGAGTTCGTCGACCCGCTCACCGAGTGCCAGTCCTGCCACAAGCGGTTCCGCGCCGACCACCTCGAAGAGGCGTACGAGGCCAAGCACGGCAAGCCGCTGACCTCGCTCACCGAGCTGAACTGCCCCAACTGCGGCAACAAGGGCACCTTCACCGAGCCGAAGATGTTCAACGGCCTCATGAAGACCTACCTGGGCCCGGTCGAGAGCGACGAGGGCCTGCACTACCTGCGGCCGGAGACCGCCCAGGGCATCTTCGTCAACTACAAGAACGTGGAGACCGTCGCCCGGAAGAAGCCGCCGTTCGGCATCGCGCAGACCGGCAAGTCGTTCCGCAACGAGATCACCCCGGGCAACTTCATCTTCCGCACCCGGGAGTTCGAGCAGATGGAGATGGAGTTCTTCGTCGAGCCGGGCACCGACGAGAAGTGGCACGAGTACTGGCTCTCCGAGCGCTGGAACTGGTACCTCGACCTGGGCCTCTCCGAGGACAACCTGCGCTTCTACGAGCACCCCAAGGAGAAGCTCTCCCACTACTCGAAGCGCACGGTCGACATCGAGTACCGGTTCCAGTTCGGCGGCACCGAGTTCGCCGAGCTGGAGGGCATCGCCAACCGCACCGACTTCGACCTGTCCACGCACAGCAAGCACTCCGGCGTCGACCTGTCGTACTTCGACCAGACCAAGGGCGAGCGCTGGATGCCGTACGTGATCGAGCCGGCCGCCGGCCTCACCCGCGCGGTGCTGGCCTTCCTACTCGAGGCGTACGACGAGGACGAGGCCCCGAACACCAAGGGCGGCGTGGACAAGCGCACCGTCATGCGCTTCGACCCGCGGCTGGCCCCGGTCAAGGTGGCGGTGCTGCCGCTGTCCCGCAACGAGGCGCTCTCGCCGAAGGCCAAGCAGCTCGCCACCGACCTGCGCAAGCGCTGGGTGGTCGAGTTCGACGACTCGCAGGCCATCGGCCGCCGCTACCGGCGGCAGGACGAGATCGGCACCCCGTTCTGCGTCACCGTCGACTTCGACACTCTCGACGACAACGCGGTGACGGTACGGAACCGGGACACCATGACCCAGGAGCGCGTCTCCCTCGACCAGGTCGAGCGCTACCTCATCGAGCGCCTGCCCGGCTGCTGA
- a CDS encoding antibiotic biosynthesis monooxygenase family protein gives MLVTNRFVVDADGADEFTREAHAALAALAARPGYLRGELLRALDDPDHWCLITEWESVGAYRRALGGFDVKVTAVPLLARSVDEPSAYETLASAAPDGEIVVVASDRAAGPYR, from the coding sequence GTGCTGGTCACCAACCGGTTCGTGGTGGACGCCGACGGGGCGGACGAGTTCACCCGGGAGGCGCACGCCGCCCTCGCCGCGCTCGCCGCCCGCCCGGGCTACCTGCGCGGCGAACTGCTCCGCGCGCTGGACGACCCCGACCACTGGTGCCTGATCACCGAGTGGGAGTCGGTCGGGGCGTACCGCCGGGCGCTGGGCGGCTTCGACGTCAAGGTCACCGCGGTGCCGCTGCTCGCCCGGTCGGTGGACGAACCCTCGGCGTACGAGACACTGGCCAGTGCCGCGCCGGACGGCGAGATCGTCGTGGTGGCCAGTGATCGGGCCGCAGGTCCTTACCGCTGA
- a CDS encoding type IV toxin-antitoxin system AbiEi family antitoxin domain-containing protein, translating into MVDYPAALDEVAQRQQKILTRAQLLATGFDDMYLYRQTRRGVWQRVLPATYALFSGTLTGEQRRISAAIYAGPDAQLTGLAALRWYGFRYSPHTEDVHLLVPHHTRRRSAGHAVISRALTLDSRARLTANYAVCSPARAVVDAARDLRKLRPVRAIVAEAVQRGFTDLAALDAEIRRARRSRTALVRKAFSEVVSGTRSTPEAELRECLAGSPVLPAVLWNPRLVDAEGRRLPTPDGYLPEAGVALEVDSQEYHFSPEDWARTLDRHNELSRLGVLILHFTPAQIRRDPAAVRRIVEEAYATRGGASTPVVARPAREV; encoded by the coding sequence ATGGTCGACTACCCGGCCGCCCTCGACGAGGTGGCGCAGCGTCAGCAGAAAATCCTGACCAGAGCCCAACTGCTCGCGACAGGCTTCGATGACATGTACCTCTACCGACAGACTCGTCGTGGCGTGTGGCAACGGGTGCTGCCGGCTACGTACGCGCTGTTCAGCGGCACGTTGACCGGTGAGCAACGGCGCATCTCCGCCGCCATCTACGCCGGACCGGACGCTCAGCTGACCGGGCTCGCCGCGCTGCGCTGGTACGGCTTCCGGTACAGCCCCCACACCGAGGACGTGCACCTGCTGGTGCCGCACCACACCCGACGCAGGTCCGCCGGTCACGCGGTGATCTCCCGGGCGCTGACCCTTGACTCCCGAGCGCGGCTCACCGCCAACTACGCGGTCTGCTCGCCGGCGCGCGCCGTCGTCGACGCCGCTCGGGACCTGCGAAAGCTGCGTCCGGTACGGGCCATCGTCGCCGAAGCCGTCCAGCGCGGCTTCACCGATCTCGCCGCGTTGGATGCGGAGATCCGCCGGGCCAGGCGCAGCCGTACGGCACTGGTCAGGAAGGCATTCTCTGAGGTCGTCTCCGGCACCCGGTCGACACCTGAGGCGGAGTTGCGGGAGTGCCTGGCCGGCAGCCCGGTGCTGCCGGCCGTTCTGTGGAATCCCCGCCTGGTCGACGCCGAGGGACGACGGCTTCCGACCCCCGACGGCTACCTGCCCGAGGCCGGAGTGGCGCTGGAGGTGGACTCGCAGGAATACCACTTCAGCCCGGAGGACTGGGCGCGCACGCTGGACCGGCACAACGAACTGAGCCGCCTGGGCGTCTTGATCCTCCATTTCACCCCGGCGCAGATCCGGCGCGACCCCGCCGCCGTACGCCGCATCGTGGAGGAGGCCTACGCCACCCGCGGCGGCGCCAGCACCCCCGTCGTCGCCCGTCCGGCCCGGGAGGTGTGA
- a CDS encoding metal ABC transporter ATP-binding protein, translating to MTEPVIQVAHAAVGYDGRAVLRDISLTVTAGEVVAVLGANGSGKSTLIRAVLGLVPLGAGSVTLFGTPQRRFRQWHRIGYVPQRLGAGSGVPATVGEVVASGRLARRGVLRPPGRADREAVAAALRAVGLADRAGDPVATLSGGQQQRTLIARALAGRPELLVLDEPTAGVDAASQEAFATALRDFRDGGGTVLLVAHELGPLRPLISRAVVVHQGGICHDGAVPEPAGHHAEPGHDHVHPHCDEEPAGLWSM from the coding sequence ATGACCGAACCCGTGATCCAGGTCGCGCACGCCGCCGTCGGCTACGACGGCCGGGCGGTGCTGCGGGACATCTCCCTGACCGTCACCGCCGGCGAGGTGGTGGCCGTGCTCGGCGCCAACGGCTCCGGCAAGTCGACACTGATCCGCGCCGTCCTCGGCCTGGTGCCGCTCGGCGCGGGGTCGGTCACCCTCTTCGGCACGCCGCAGCGCCGCTTCCGGCAGTGGCACCGCATCGGGTACGTCCCGCAGCGGCTCGGCGCGGGCAGCGGCGTACCCGCCACGGTGGGCGAGGTGGTGGCCTCCGGGCGGCTGGCCCGCCGGGGCGTGCTGCGCCCGCCGGGCCGGGCCGACCGGGAGGCGGTGGCCGCGGCGCTGCGCGCGGTCGGGCTCGCCGACCGCGCCGGCGACCCGGTCGCCACCCTCTCCGGCGGCCAGCAGCAGCGCACCCTGATCGCCCGGGCGCTCGCGGGCCGGCCGGAGCTGCTGGTGCTCGACGAGCCGACCGCCGGGGTGGACGCGGCCAGCCAGGAGGCGTTCGCCACCGCGCTGCGGGACTTCCGCGACGGCGGGGGCACGGTGCTGCTGGTCGCCCACGAGCTGGGGCCCTTGCGCCCGCTGATCAGCCGGGCCGTCGTCGTCCATCAGGGCGGCATCTGCCACGACGGCGCGGTCCCGGAGCCGGCCGGGCACCACGCCGAGCCGGGCCACGACCACGTG
- a CDS encoding metal ABC transporter substrate-binding protein: MTVRSAPRALAAATVALLGLGGLAACSDGGGGGSDPDRVDVVAAFYPLQFLAEKIGGDAVRVTNLAKPGAEPHDLELNPRQVGQVADAELIIYLTGFQPAVDEAVEQNGGDRAFDVAGVQPLLDTAAGGHEHEGEEHGHEESGGKDPHLWLDPTRLATVGDRLAERLAKIDPDRAADFTARAAALRTELTGLDADYTRGLATCQRREIVTSHTAFGYLAEHYRLEQVGITGLSPDAEPSPQRLAEVAKEAREHGATTIFFETLVSPKVAETVAREVGAKTAVLDPIEGPPADGDYLSAMRANLQTLRTALDCS, from the coding sequence ATGACCGTCCGCTCAGCCCCCCGTGCCCTCGCCGCCGCCACCGTCGCCCTGCTCGGCCTGGGCGGTCTCGCCGCCTGCTCGGACGGCGGGGGCGGCGGGAGCGACCCGGACCGGGTCGACGTGGTGGCGGCCTTCTACCCGCTCCAGTTCCTCGCCGAGAAGATTGGCGGCGACGCCGTCCGGGTCACCAACCTGGCCAAGCCCGGCGCCGAGCCGCACGACCTCGAACTCAACCCCCGGCAGGTGGGCCAGGTGGCCGACGCCGAGCTGATCATCTACCTCACCGGGTTCCAGCCCGCCGTGGACGAGGCCGTCGAGCAGAACGGCGGCGACCGCGCGTTCGACGTCGCCGGCGTGCAGCCGCTGCTGGACACCGCGGCCGGCGGCCACGAGCACGAGGGCGAGGAGCACGGCCACGAGGAGAGCGGCGGCAAGGACCCGCACCTCTGGCTGGACCCGACCCGGCTGGCCACTGTCGGCGACCGGCTCGCCGAGCGGCTGGCGAAGATCGACCCCGACCGGGCCGCCGACTTCACCGCCCGGGCGGCGGCGCTGCGCACCGAGCTGACCGGCCTCGACGCCGACTACACCCGGGGCCTGGCCACCTGCCAGCGCCGCGAGATCGTGACCAGCCACACCGCGTTCGGCTACCTGGCCGAGCACTACCGGCTCGAACAGGTCGGCATCACCGGCCTGAGCCCGGACGCCGAGCCCTCCCCGCAGCGCCTCGCCGAGGTCGCCAAGGAGGCCCGCGAGCACGGTGCCACCACCATCTTCTTCGAGACGCTCGTCAGCCCGAAGGTCGCCGAGACCGTGGCCCGGGAGGTCGGGGCGAAGACCGCCGTGCTCGACCCCATCGAGGGCCCGCCGGCCGACGGCGACTACCTCTCCGCGATGCGCGCCAACCTCCAGACCCTGCGGACCGCCTTGGACTGCTCATGA
- a CDS encoding C39 family peptidase — translation MRTDLLRNTVLTAAGIAATTVGIAGPAIAAQATPAEKTAQVSTDRKGHGERELDVRYEAQPNFYYCGPAATRNALSVLGKNIDVDAMAKEMGTTENGTNSINDITPVLNKETGKHYRSVEIRDGKADDKQTDTLRADIVRTVDDGRAVVANIAGTATDTDGNTHSFEGGHYISVVGYRDDGKTVTIADSADPNMASYRMSVDNLADWIATRGYSAS, via the coding sequence ATGCGTACCGATCTGCTGCGTAACACCGTTCTGACCGCTGCCGGCATCGCCGCCACCACCGTCGGCATCGCCGGCCCCGCGATCGCCGCGCAGGCCACCCCGGCCGAGAAGACCGCCCAGGTCAGCACCGACCGTAAGGGCCACGGCGAGCGGGAGCTGGACGTCCGCTACGAGGCCCAGCCCAACTTCTACTACTGCGGTCCGGCCGCCACGCGTAACGCCCTGTCCGTGCTGGGCAAGAACATCGACGTGGACGCCATGGCCAAGGAGATGGGCACCACCGAGAACGGCACCAACAGCATCAACGACATCACCCCGGTGCTGAACAAGGAGACCGGTAAGCACTACCGGTCGGTGGAGATCCGCGACGGCAAGGCCGACGACAAGCAGACCGACACCCTGCGCGCCGACATCGTGCGCACCGTCGATGACGGCCGGGCCGTGGTCGCCAACATCGCCGGCACCGCCACCGACACCGACGGCAACACCCACTCCTTCGAGGGTGGCCACTACATCAGCGTCGTGGGTTACCGCGACGACGGGAAGACCGTGACCATCGCGGACTCGGCCGACCCGAACATGGCCTCCTACCGGATGAGCGTGGACAACCTGGCCGACTGGATCGCCACCCGCGGCTACTCCGCCAGCTGA
- a CDS encoding family 20 glycosylhydrolase, which yields MPTTPAAPTESGPELLDRLPGRQPAAADLARTAERRAGDLLAPPAPVRLGDVVPAPERVLPDPAADFTLTADAAIRVSAAGRDVAEQLADWLRPATGFPLPVTDGPLPADGPLVLTLSEAPLTEPLGGVDAAGAAGAASAASAASAADEAGPVDVAGAVDGLGDEGYRLDVTSAGVRITAATAAGLFHGAQTLRQLLPAAIDGAAPVAERWAVPGGSIIDRPRFPYRGAMLDVARHFFPVEDVLRVVDHLARYKLNHLHLHLTDDQGWRIAVDSWPRLAEVGGVTEVGGGTGGFYTQADYRRIVAYAARRHVTVVPEIDLPGHTNAALVAYPELAPGKVPPPPYTGTEVGFSYVDPADERTYAFVADVVGEVAALTPGPWLHLGGDEAFKVPADTYRAFVERAQTIVAATGKTVVGWHQLAPAGHVDGRVLQWWGTNGDDPETAEAVRRGARLILSPGNRVYLDMKYAADTPIGHDWAGLIDVHRAYDWDPGTHLTGVPAEAVLGVEAPLWTESVTTLAEVEFMLFPRLPAVAELGWSPRSTHDWAGFRERLAGHGPRWTAAGITFHPSPDVPWPGAPTVPTQRTGDTTANTH from the coding sequence GTGCCCACCACCCCCGCCGCCCCCACCGAGAGCGGCCCCGAACTGCTCGACCGCCTCCCCGGCCGGCAGCCCGCCGCCGCGGACCTGGCCCGCACCGCCGAGCGGCGGGCCGGCGACCTGCTCGCCCCGCCCGCACCGGTGCGGCTCGGCGACGTGGTGCCCGCGCCGGAGCGGGTGCTCCCCGACCCGGCAGCCGACTTCACGCTGACGGCGGACGCCGCGATCCGGGTCAGCGCGGCCGGCCGGGACGTCGCCGAGCAGCTCGCCGACTGGCTGCGCCCCGCGACGGGCTTCCCGCTGCCGGTCACCGACGGCCCGCTCCCGGCCGACGGCCCGCTCGTGCTGACGCTGTCCGAGGCGCCCCTCACCGAGCCGCTTGGCGGGGTCGACGCGGCCGGTGCGGCCGGTGCGGCCAGTGCGGCCAGTGCGGCCAGTGCGGCCGACGAGGCCGGCCCGGTCGACGTGGCTGGTGCGGTCGACGGGCTGGGTGACGAGGGCTACCGCCTGGACGTGACCTCGGCCGGCGTGCGGATCACGGCCGCCACCGCGGCCGGCCTGTTCCACGGAGCGCAGACGCTGCGGCAGCTTCTCCCCGCCGCCATCGACGGCGCCGCTCCCGTCGCCGAGCGCTGGGCGGTGCCCGGCGGCAGCATCATCGACCGGCCGCGCTTCCCCTACCGGGGCGCCATGCTCGACGTGGCCCGCCACTTCTTCCCGGTCGAGGACGTGCTCCGCGTCGTCGACCACCTCGCCCGGTACAAGCTCAACCACCTGCACCTGCACCTCACCGACGACCAGGGCTGGCGGATCGCCGTCGACTCCTGGCCCCGCCTCGCCGAGGTAGGCGGTGTCACCGAGGTGGGCGGCGGCACCGGCGGCTTCTACACGCAGGCCGACTACCGGCGCATCGTCGCGTACGCGGCCCGCCGCCACGTCACCGTGGTGCCGGAGATCGACCTGCCGGGGCACACCAACGCGGCCCTGGTCGCCTACCCGGAGCTGGCGCCCGGCAAGGTGCCGCCGCCGCCGTACACCGGCACCGAGGTCGGCTTCAGCTACGTCGACCCCGCCGACGAGCGGACGTACGCCTTCGTCGCCGACGTGGTCGGCGAGGTCGCCGCGCTGACCCCCGGCCCCTGGCTGCACCTCGGCGGCGACGAGGCGTTCAAGGTGCCGGCCGACACGTACCGCGCCTTCGTCGAGCGGGCCCAGACGATCGTCGCGGCGACCGGCAAGACCGTGGTGGGCTGGCACCAGCTCGCCCCGGCCGGGCACGTCGACGGGCGGGTGCTCCAGTGGTGGGGCACCAACGGCGACGACCCGGAGACCGCCGAGGCGGTACGCCGGGGCGCCCGCCTCATCCTCTCCCCCGGCAACCGGGTCTACCTGGACATGAAGTACGCCGCCGACACCCCGATCGGGCACGACTGGGCCGGCCTCATCGACGTGCACCGGGCGTACGACTGGGATCCGGGCACGCACCTCACCGGCGTGCCGGCCGAGGCGGTGCTGGGTGTGGAGGCGCCGCTCTGGACCGAGTCGGTCACCACCCTCGCCGAGGTGGAGTTCATGCTCTTCCCCCGCCTGCCCGCCGTCGCCGAACTGGGCTGGTCGCCCCGGTCGACGCACGACTGGGCCGGGTTCCGCGAGCGGCTCGCCGGCCACGGCCCGCGCTGGACGGCCGCCGGCATCACGTTCCACCCCTCGCCCGACGTCCCCTGGCCCGGGGCGCCCACCGTCCCCACCCAGCGCACGGGCGACACGACCGCCAACACCCACTGA
- a CDS encoding DUF6703 family protein: protein MQRTQSPVLSRLARLNPTTVFLAALVLVLVGLFAPGVAGGVVLLALAAGLVWLMTVTWPVQSPATRVLRLLMLTLLIAIALAKLL, encoded by the coding sequence ATGCAGCGTACGCAGAGTCCCGTGCTGTCCCGGTTGGCCCGGCTCAACCCGACGACGGTCTTCCTGGCCGCGCTGGTCCTGGTGCTGGTGGGGCTCTTCGCGCCCGGCGTGGCGGGTGGCGTGGTGCTGCTGGCGCTGGCCGCGGGGCTGGTGTGGCTGATGACCGTCACCTGGCCGGTGCAGTCCCCGGCGACCCGGGTGCTCCGGCTGCTGATGCTGACCCTGTTGATCGCGATCGCGCTGGCGAAGCTGCTCTGA
- the dusB gene encoding tRNA dihydrouridine synthase DusB produces MTAPTLPALRPLTLGPHEVWPPVVLAPMAGITNVGFRRLCREQGGGIYVCEMITTRALVERNPKTLRMIAFGADEHPRSLQLYGTDPEITAAAVRIVVERDLADHIDLNFGCPVPKVTRRGGGSALPWRRRLFARLVRAAVDAASPAGVPVTVKMRKGIDDDHLTYVEAGLAAQDAGVAAVALHGRTAAQRYSGTADWDAIATLKQALDVPVLGNGDIWEADDALRMVAHTGVDGVVIGRGCLGRPWLFADLEAAFNGRTERRLPNLGEVAATMRRHAELLVDQFVAGARNPARGERDGCTDFRKHVAWYLKGFPIGSELRRSLAMIDSLAQLDDLLGKLDPTVPFPVETLGQPRGRTNSPGKVFLPDGWLASRDDDTPPDGAELDDSGG; encoded by the coding sequence GTGACCGCCCCGACCCTGCCCGCGCTGCGCCCGCTGACCCTCGGCCCCCACGAGGTGTGGCCGCCCGTGGTGCTCGCGCCGATGGCCGGGATCACCAACGTGGGCTTCCGCCGGCTCTGCCGGGAGCAGGGCGGCGGCATCTACGTCTGCGAGATGATCACCACCCGGGCGCTCGTCGAGCGGAACCCGAAGACCCTCCGCATGATCGCCTTCGGCGCCGACGAGCACCCGCGCAGCCTCCAGCTCTACGGCACCGACCCGGAGATCACCGCCGCCGCCGTGCGGATCGTGGTCGAGCGGGACCTCGCCGACCACATCGACCTCAACTTCGGCTGCCCGGTCCCCAAGGTCACCCGCCGCGGCGGCGGGTCGGCCCTGCCGTGGCGGCGCCGGCTCTTCGCCCGGCTGGTCCGGGCCGCGGTGGACGCCGCGTCCCCCGCCGGGGTGCCGGTCACCGTGAAGATGCGCAAGGGCATCGACGACGACCACCTGACGTACGTCGAGGCCGGCCTCGCCGCCCAGGACGCCGGCGTGGCCGCGGTCGCCCTGCACGGGCGTACGGCCGCGCAGCGCTACTCGGGCACCGCCGACTGGGACGCCATCGCCACCCTCAAGCAGGCGCTCGACGTGCCGGTGCTCGGCAACGGCGACATCTGGGAGGCCGACGACGCGCTGCGGATGGTCGCCCACACCGGCGTCGACGGCGTGGTGATCGGGCGCGGCTGCCTGGGCCGGCCCTGGCTCTTCGCCGACCTGGAGGCCGCCTTCAACGGCCGCACCGAGCGGCGGCTGCCGAACCTCGGCGAGGTGGCGGCGACCATGCGGCGGCACGCCGAACTGCTTGTCGACCAGTTCGTCGCCGGCGCCCGCAACCCGGCCCGGGGCGAGCGCGACGGCTGCACCGACTTCCGCAAGCATGTCGCCTGGTACCTGAAGGGCTTCCCGATCGGCAGCGAGCTGCGCCGCTCCCTCGCCATGATCGACAGCCTGGCCCAGCTCGACGACCTGCTCGGCAAGCTCGACCCGACAGTGCCGTTCCCGGTGGAGACCCTGGGCCAGCCGCGCGGCCGCACCAACTCCCCGGGCAAGGTCTTCCTGCCCGACGGCTGGCTGGCCAGCCGCGACGACGACACCCCGCCGGACGGCGCCGAGCTGGACGACTCCGGCGGCTGA